One stretch of Priestia megaterium DNA includes these proteins:
- a CDS encoding suppressor of fused domain protein produces MSLFLKWKQKKQEKEVERVLEEAISKRKDYWNTIGHVDGDVLTHLLNPMFFGGPAWPSGRQTFIRVQKTDTVILASDGLSDPFQSPEEKSRKQGKGLEFYIECDDESLRGPLSDIQDHWAFDLLYQMSQNAAAHPNMLELFMKHDILSIEFTDLDVPSHFVNENGEIGVLLGVQSPSVSASLSLPYESIKLISMKLLTPNELEYVREQGAQGRRQLAETFQLSKSYHITMTKRESLI; encoded by the coding sequence TTGTCATTATTTTTAAAGTGGAAGCAAAAAAAGCAGGAAAAAGAAGTAGAGCGTGTTCTTGAGGAAGCAATCTCAAAAAGAAAAGACTACTGGAACACAATTGGACATGTCGACGGAGACGTATTAACTCATTTGTTAAATCCCATGTTTTTTGGCGGGCCTGCCTGGCCATCTGGACGTCAAACATTTATTCGTGTTCAAAAAACAGATACGGTTATTCTCGCAAGCGACGGCTTGTCCGATCCGTTTCAATCCCCCGAAGAAAAGAGCCGAAAGCAAGGAAAAGGATTAGAATTCTATATCGAATGCGATGATGAATCTCTGCGCGGACCTTTATCTGATATCCAGGATCACTGGGCATTTGACCTTCTTTATCAAATGAGCCAAAATGCTGCCGCTCACCCTAATATGCTAGAACTATTCATGAAGCATGATATTCTTTCAATTGAATTTACTGATTTGGACGTACCATCTCATTTTGTAAATGAAAATGGAGAAATTGGTGTATTGCTAGGAGTTCAGTCTCCTTCTGTTTCAGCTAGCCTCTCTTTACCTTACGAATCTATTAAACTGATTAGTATGAAGCTTCTTACACCAAACGAATTAGAGTATGTACGCGAACAAGGAGCGCAAGGACGCAGGCAGCTTGCTGAAACATTTCAGCTGTCAAAAAGTTATCATATTACCATGACTAAAAGAGAATCTCTTATTTAG
- a CDS encoding DUF3973 domain-containing protein: protein MYYCVRCSKFHDEQEKENIFQNGFYIDPYLLQKVHLGMCVHKSPSIKQMRAVERFETKKM, encoded by the coding sequence ATGTATTACTGTGTAAGATGCTCCAAATTTCATGACGAACAGGAAAAAGAAAACATCTTTCAAAATGGTTTTTACATTGATCCCTATTTGCTTCAAAAAGTTCATTTAGGCATGTGCGTACACAAATCGCCGTCAATCAAACAAATGAGAGCCGTAGAACGATTCGAAACGAAAAAGATGTAG
- a CDS encoding L,D-transpeptidase family protein, giving the protein MANRISRTTIVLISAILALACLFVGVPKTEAASTPSHLIVINKATNKLAYYQNGSLVRTFSVGTGRTQSLTPEGHFKVVNKIVNRPYYKGNIPGGDPRNPLGNRWLGLNARGTYGTTYAIHGNNNPASIGKYVSSGCVRMYDEEVEWLFSKVTVGTPVVITTSSKSFNDIAAANGYNVSGNSGSTPAPSTGTVLKKGSKGNAVKELQQKLTSLGYNTKGTDGVFGVNTDSAVRKFQKDHGLTADGIVGPSTYKALGSSGTNPNPTTPTNPTNPTNPKPTNPPADTTINTKQTLKKGSKGSNVQALQKKLTALGYNTKGTDGIFGANTEAALRNFQKDNKLAADGIAGPNTLTAISKR; this is encoded by the coding sequence ATGGCAAATAGAATATCAAGAACAACAATCGTACTCATATCAGCTATTTTAGCTCTAGCCTGCTTGTTTGTAGGAGTTCCAAAAACAGAAGCTGCTTCAACACCATCTCATTTAATTGTTATTAACAAAGCGACGAATAAACTCGCTTATTATCAAAATGGTTCACTTGTCCGAACGTTTTCAGTAGGAACAGGACGTACACAGTCTCTTACACCAGAAGGCCATTTCAAAGTAGTAAATAAAATCGTCAATCGCCCTTATTACAAAGGGAACATTCCTGGTGGAGATCCTAGAAATCCCCTTGGCAATCGCTGGCTAGGCCTAAATGCTAGAGGTACATACGGCACGACGTATGCTATTCACGGAAATAATAATCCTGCTTCCATCGGCAAATATGTAAGCAGCGGGTGCGTTCGTATGTACGATGAAGAAGTAGAATGGTTATTTAGTAAAGTGACCGTCGGTACACCAGTAGTGATTACAACTTCTTCTAAATCATTTAACGACATTGCCGCAGCAAACGGGTACAACGTTTCTGGAAACTCAGGTTCTACTCCAGCTCCTTCTACAGGAACTGTTTTAAAGAAAGGCAGCAAAGGAAATGCAGTTAAAGAACTTCAGCAGAAACTAACTTCACTTGGCTATAATACAAAAGGTACGGACGGTGTGTTCGGTGTCAATACAGATTCAGCTGTTCGTAAGTTCCAAAAAGACCACGGCTTAACGGCTGACGGCATTGTTGGCCCATCAACGTATAAAGCTTTAGGAAGTTCAGGAACGAACCCGAACCCGACGACACCGACAAACCCAACAAATCCAACAAATCCAAAGCCAACAAATCCACCAGCAGATACAACAATTAACACAAAACAAACGCTTAAAAAAGGAAGCAAAGGCAGCAATGTTCAAGCTCTTCAAAAGAAGTTAACAGCACTTGGCTATAATACAAAAGGTACAGACGGTATCTTCGGTGCCAATACAGAAGCTGCTTTACGTAATTTTCAAAAAGACAATAAGCTAGCAGCTGACGGCATTGCCGGACCTAATACTTTAACTGCTATTTCTAAACGCTAA
- a CDS encoding YdbC family protein produces the protein MLTKIVKCSIPTDKKASFSYTQQHWAALAHVNGFIGQLGGWNVEDETDACILALWEDGTTYQEFMKHTHDSIFYKSKQDQTYTNLDVSTSDPSYFIGARYNYYRSSAIESRYLVKTEIEVDFYDKEDIHEMVKSLINPSYRCLSHVVSPIEHSKLVIFSLYGSACPQKTIDTFVHPNVLNASQYIYQLEKNWNVLSN, from the coding sequence ATGTTGACAAAAATTGTGAAATGCAGCATACCGACTGATAAAAAAGCATCTTTTTCATATACGCAACAGCATTGGGCTGCTCTTGCACACGTGAATGGTTTCATTGGCCAATTAGGGGGTTGGAACGTGGAAGATGAAACAGATGCTTGTATTTTAGCTCTGTGGGAAGATGGAACAACTTATCAAGAATTCATGAAGCATACTCATGATTCTATTTTTTATAAAAGCAAGCAGGATCAAACATATACGAATTTGGACGTTTCAACATCAGATCCGTCTTACTTCATAGGAGCACGCTACAATTATTATAGAAGCAGCGCCATTGAAAGCCGTTATTTAGTAAAGACGGAAATTGAAGTCGATTTTTACGACAAAGAAGATATCCATGAGATGGTAAAAAGCTTGATAAATCCTTCTTATCGCTGTTTATCTCACGTTGTATCACCAATCGAGCATAGCAAGCTTGTCATTTTTTCATTATACGGATCTGCTTGTCCGCAAAAAACAATTGATACTTTCGTTCATCCAAATGTACTGAACGCGTCTCAATACATATATCAATTAGAGAAAAATTGGAACGTTCTTTCCAATTAA
- the rpiA gene encoding ribose-5-phosphate isomerase RpiA, which yields MIEKQAVGEKAAQFVEDGMIVGLGTGSTAYYTIVKLGERVKNGLNIKAVPTSQKTEELARKLGIPIVTLADVEYIDIAIDGADEVDSELSLIKGGGGALLREKMIAYAAKRFIVIADSKKIVKTLGAFPLPVEVIRFGWEMTAKHIRSAGCVPQLRLLEDHTPFITDNGNYILDCHFSEIENPAELEKQLIRVPGVVESGLFVGMTEEVITVQNQDIHIIKK from the coding sequence ATGATTGAAAAACAAGCAGTTGGTGAAAAAGCAGCACAATTTGTTGAAGATGGAATGATTGTAGGGCTAGGGACAGGTTCAACAGCTTATTATACAATTGTAAAACTAGGTGAACGAGTAAAAAATGGATTAAACATCAAAGCGGTTCCTACTTCTCAAAAAACAGAAGAGCTGGCAAGGAAACTAGGTATTCCCATTGTTACCTTAGCGGATGTTGAATATATTGATATAGCAATTGACGGAGCGGATGAAGTGGATAGCGAACTTTCTTTAATTAAAGGAGGAGGAGGCGCACTGCTTCGAGAAAAAATGATTGCGTACGCAGCGAAGCGGTTTATCGTGATTGCGGATTCTAAGAAAATAGTGAAGACGCTAGGAGCTTTTCCTCTTCCTGTTGAAGTTATACGTTTTGGCTGGGAAATGACGGCGAAGCACATTCGCAGTGCAGGTTGTGTACCGCAGCTTAGGCTTTTAGAGGATCATACGCCGTTTATCACCGATAACGGAAATTACATTCTAGACTGCCATTTTTCAGAAATTGAAAATCCTGCTGAGTTGGAAAAACAGCTGATAAGGGTTCCAGGCGTAGTAGAAAGCGGTTTGTTTGTAGGAATGACGGAGGAAGTCATTACCGTACAAAATCAAGATATTCATATCATAAAAAAATAG
- a CDS encoding DUF4181 domain-containing protein, which yields MYILIMLVSAAVLVDFILRKVLDIPRSKFWGKYEYESLALGRWDKYVTIAFVLFLVLDMIFMFVEPYIVSCLFLVAAILLKGIDEWKYKQETKEYITSFVQMGFFLMAFVLLASGIV from the coding sequence ATGTATATATTGATCATGCTAGTATCAGCAGCAGTCTTAGTAGATTTTATTTTAAGAAAAGTGCTTGATATACCTCGCAGCAAATTTTGGGGTAAATATGAGTATGAAAGTCTAGCTTTAGGACGATGGGATAAATATGTGACGATAGCTTTTGTTCTTTTTCTAGTACTCGATATGATCTTTATGTTTGTCGAGCCTTATATCGTGTCTTGCCTATTTTTAGTTGCGGCTATTTTGCTGAAAGGGATAGATGAATGGAAATATAAACAAGAAACCAAAGAGTACATAACAAGCTTTGTACAGATGGGATTCTTCCTTATGGCTTTTGTTCTATTAGCCAGCGGAATTGTATAG
- a CDS encoding class I SAM-dependent methyltransferase produces the protein MKNNVKEKFNAHASQYDEQRRKLIPCFFDFYSIPVSLLHFSKKPLRILDIGAGTGLFSSFVKEKYPDAHFTLIDVSDQMLEKAKERFKNEQHIEFIVSDITSYKFEHSFDIVISSLAIHHLEDEQKQKLYGQIYDLLHTGGIFINADQVLGHSSIVEELYKKDWSERIAASGLTHEQIEAAHERTKLDKMATLHDQLSWLTASGFSTVDCIYKFFNFVVMYAQK, from the coding sequence ATGAAAAATAACGTTAAAGAAAAATTTAATGCTCATGCTTCTCAGTATGATGAGCAGCGCCGCAAACTCATTCCTTGTTTTTTTGATTTTTATTCTATTCCCGTTTCGCTTCTTCACTTTTCAAAAAAGCCGCTTCGCATACTTGATATCGGAGCAGGTACAGGCTTGTTTTCTTCTTTTGTTAAAGAAAAATACCCAGATGCGCATTTTACGTTGATTGACGTCTCAGATCAAATGCTTGAAAAAGCAAAGGAACGCTTTAAAAATGAACAGCATATAGAATTTATCGTATCAGATATAACAAGCTACAAATTTGAGCACTCATTTGACATTGTGATTTCTTCACTTGCTATTCATCATTTAGAAGACGAACAAAAACAAAAGCTGTATGGACAAATTTATGATTTGCTGCATACAGGAGGAATATTTATTAATGCCGATCAAGTATTAGGCCATTCTTCTATTGTTGAAGAGTTATATAAAAAAGACTGGAGCGAAAGAATTGCCGCAAGCGGATTAACTCATGAGCAAATTGAGGCTGCTCATGAACGTACGAAGTTAGATAAAATGGCAACTTTACATGATCAGTTAAGTTGGTTAACAGCAAGCGGGTTTAGCACGGTGGATTGCATCTATAAATTTTTTAATTTTGTTGTGATGTATGCTCAAAAATAA
- a CDS encoding aldo/keto reductase, which translates to MAEKVQIGKSELYVNPIGLGTNAVGGHNLYPNLNEEVGKDLVHKALDNGINLLDTAFIYGPKRSEELIGEVLKERGNREEAVIATKGAHKIVGDEVLLDNSPAFLKQSVEDSLKRLQTDYIDLYYIHFPDKNTPKDEAVGALKELKDEGKIRSIGVSNFTLDQLKEANKDGYVDVVQGQYNLIQREAENDILPYTAANRISFIPYFPLAAGLLAGKYDKNTKFNDLREDMPHFIGEAFQQNLEKVERLRQISNAKGVEVAHLVLAWYLTRDSIDVLIPGAKRADQVLDNLKTLDVQLTSSEIKDIDHIFK; encoded by the coding sequence ATGGCAGAAAAAGTACAGATTGGAAAATCCGAATTATATGTTAATCCTATTGGACTTGGAACAAATGCTGTGGGAGGACATAACTTATATCCTAACCTAAACGAGGAAGTCGGCAAAGACCTTGTTCATAAGGCGCTAGATAATGGCATAAACCTACTTGATACAGCGTTCATTTATGGTCCAAAACGTTCTGAAGAATTAATTGGTGAAGTGCTAAAAGAACGCGGAAATCGTGAAGAAGCGGTTATCGCCACAAAAGGAGCACATAAAATTGTTGGAGATGAGGTACTGCTAGACAATTCTCCTGCGTTTTTAAAACAGTCGGTTGAAGATAGCTTAAAACGCCTTCAAACAGATTATATCGATTTATATTATATTCACTTTCCAGATAAAAACACACCTAAAGACGAAGCGGTCGGTGCGTTAAAAGAATTAAAAGATGAAGGAAAAATCCGTTCTATCGGCGTATCAAACTTCACATTAGATCAGTTAAAAGAAGCAAATAAAGATGGTTATGTAGACGTGGTACAAGGGCAATATAACTTAATTCAGCGAGAAGCAGAAAACGATATTTTACCTTATACGGCTGCAAACCGCATTTCATTTATTCCATACTTCCCGCTAGCTGCTGGTTTACTTGCTGGGAAATACGATAAAAATACAAAGTTTAATGACTTGCGCGAAGATATGCCTCATTTTATCGGGGAAGCATTTCAGCAAAATCTAGAAAAAGTAGAGCGTCTTCGTCAAATCTCTAACGCAAAAGGCGTAGAAGTAGCTCATCTTGTTCTGGCTTGGTACTTAACGCGCGATTCAATTGATGTATTAATTCCGGGGGCAAAACGCGCTGATCAAGTACTTGATAACTTAAAAACATTAGATGTTCAGCTCACTTCTTCGGAAATTAAAGACATTGATCATATTTTTAAATAA
- a CDS encoding fumarylacetoacetate hydrolase family protein, whose protein sequence is MKLVNIIEQGKEQAAILDNDSILLIEDINTKYLTNWSTTIWDLIQYKELRHLETWYAHNKFGMNSSFPVLHLQDRKQAPVISHPSKLLGIGFNYAASEEKLKDYDRAIDPVSFLKPATAIIGPDDSIRIPKQSYKTTAEAELAVVIGETCKDIEPDEAMNVIAGYTSAIDVTAADIHAANHRYLMRAKSFDTFCSIGSEFITKESISNVKALQVRTLLNGNVQHENRVSNMIYDIAYCVSFFSKVMTLHPGDIILTGTPGPAVIEDGDCIECHIEGMLPLKNKVKDMKKVPQQI, encoded by the coding sequence ATGAAGTTAGTAAATATAATAGAGCAAGGGAAAGAACAAGCAGCCATTTTAGACAATGACAGCATTCTGCTTATAGAAGATATCAATACTAAATATTTAACAAACTGGTCTACAACAATTTGGGATCTTATTCAATATAAAGAACTTCGCCACCTTGAAACATGGTATGCCCATAATAAATTTGGTATGAACAGCTCTTTTCCCGTACTGCACTTGCAGGACAGAAAACAAGCTCCTGTCATTAGTCATCCGTCAAAATTATTAGGCATTGGATTTAATTATGCGGCTTCTGAAGAAAAACTAAAAGACTACGATCGTGCCATTGATCCAGTTAGTTTTTTAAAACCCGCAACCGCCATTATTGGACCAGATGACAGCATTCGTATTCCAAAGCAGTCCTACAAAACAACGGCTGAAGCGGAACTAGCGGTGGTGATCGGCGAAACGTGTAAGGATATAGAGCCAGATGAAGCGATGAACGTAATTGCTGGTTACACGTCAGCAATTGATGTAACCGCAGCCGATATTCATGCGGCAAATCATCGCTACTTAATGCGTGCGAAAAGCTTTGATACATTTTGCAGTATCGGCTCAGAATTTATCACAAAAGAAAGTATATCAAATGTGAAAGCACTTCAAGTGCGCACATTGCTAAATGGAAACGTGCAGCATGAAAATAGAGTATCTAATATGATTTACGACATTGCGTACTGCGTTTCGTTTTTCTCAAAAGTCATGACGCTGCATCCGGGCGATATCATCCTAACAGGAACGCCGGGACCGGCTGTTATTGAAGACGGGGACTGTATTGAATGTCATATTGAAGGGATGCTTCCATTAAAAAATAAAGTAAAAGATATGAAGAAAGTGCCTCAGCAAATATAA
- a CDS encoding amidase gives MKDTWNAFVDSDLYVPPTGTGMLNNLSFALKDVFDVQGHRSSAGNPDWLATHQPASEHADVVAALLKEGAALKGVTHTDELMYGLNGENAHYGTPVNPKSADRIPGGSSSGSAVAVAAGITDFAIGTDTGGSVRIPSSYCGIFGYRPSHGRISTNGLIPLAPSFDTVGVMARDGHTLQKVGAVLLDSASRASEFTRLYVPTDVMELVDEQSMRALAPSINHVMESFSTTEEIAIAPQGFSTYMETFRLLQGKEIWQMHGEWIQKENPTFGEDIGSRFQWASTLTLLNMNYIEEKRRELRYFMYSQLGEEGILVLPTAPGPAPVKDAKGPELENRRLRTLQMTCIAGLSGLPQVTIPAGELDGLPIGLSFIAGYNQDEKLLNWVKENSDRIIQASVRSVS, from the coding sequence ATGAAAGATACGTGGAACGCATTTGTAGACAGTGATCTTTACGTACCTCCAACAGGAACGGGAATGTTAAATAACTTGAGTTTTGCGTTAAAAGACGTATTTGATGTACAAGGACATAGATCAAGTGCAGGAAATCCAGATTGGCTCGCCACGCATCAGCCTGCAAGCGAACATGCAGACGTAGTAGCTGCTCTTTTAAAAGAAGGAGCTGCACTCAAGGGAGTTACGCACACTGACGAGCTTATGTACGGATTAAATGGAGAAAACGCGCATTACGGAACACCGGTAAACCCAAAAAGCGCAGATCGAATTCCGGGAGGTTCTTCGAGCGGATCAGCGGTTGCTGTGGCAGCGGGAATAACTGATTTTGCGATTGGAACAGACACGGGAGGATCGGTTCGAATTCCGTCAAGCTACTGCGGTATTTTTGGCTATCGTCCTTCTCACGGACGCATTTCTACAAACGGTCTCATTCCACTGGCTCCAAGCTTTGATACAGTCGGTGTAATGGCTAGAGACGGCCACACGCTGCAAAAAGTTGGAGCGGTTTTATTAGACTCAGCGTCGCGCGCTAGTGAATTTACACGACTGTATGTACCAACCGACGTGATGGAACTTGTGGATGAACAAAGCATGCGAGCTCTTGCGCCATCTATTAACCACGTAATGGAGTCTTTCTCTACTACAGAAGAGATAGCGATTGCCCCTCAGGGTTTTTCTACATATATGGAAACCTTCCGTTTGCTGCAAGGAAAAGAAATTTGGCAAATGCACGGAGAATGGATTCAAAAAGAAAATCCAACGTTTGGAGAAGACATCGGAAGCCGCTTTCAATGGGCCAGCACTCTTACATTATTAAATATGAATTATATAGAAGAAAAGCGTCGTGAACTTCGCTATTTTATGTACTCACAGCTTGGAGAAGAAGGAATATTAGTACTTCCTACAGCTCCAGGACCCGCGCCAGTAAAAGATGCAAAAGGTCCGGAGTTAGAAAACAGAAGATTGCGAACACTTCAAATGACGTGTATTGCCGGCCTAAGCGGTCTTCCCCAAGTTACGATACCTGCAGGAGAACTAGACGGTTTGCCAATCGGCTTATCTTTTATTGCGGGATACAACCAAGATGAAAAATTATTAAATTGGGTAAAAGAAAACAGCGATCGTATCATTCAAGCATCGGTAAGGAGCGTATCATGA
- the galE gene encoding UDP-glucose 4-epimerase GalE: MILVIGGAGYIGSHLVKELVKTNEVVVLDNLSTGHRWAIDEKAVFVEGNLGNKKDLESVFTNRKIDAVMHFAANSLVGESVTDPLKYYQNNVAATLTLLQTMMKHNVKKFIFSSTAATYGIPSVDIITEDTATNPINPYGRSKLMIEQILADFASAYDMEYVVLRYFNAAGAYETAEIGECHDPETHLIPIILQHLLGERENISVFGSDYGTADGTCIRDYIHVTDLANAHISALQALLDGTKKTATYNLGNGLGYSVKEVIETCEKVTGKKANVVMADRRAGDPARLVASSDKIHAELGWKAQISLEKIIASAWNWHQNSAKVTN, from the coding sequence ATGATTTTAGTCATCGGAGGAGCAGGCTATATCGGAAGCCACCTAGTAAAAGAATTAGTGAAAACAAATGAAGTTGTGGTACTTGATAATCTATCAACGGGTCATCGCTGGGCAATTGATGAGAAAGCGGTATTCGTAGAAGGAAATCTAGGTAATAAAAAAGATTTAGAAAGCGTATTCACAAATCGTAAAATTGATGCTGTCATGCATTTTGCTGCTAATAGTTTAGTAGGGGAGTCAGTAACAGATCCTCTTAAATATTATCAAAACAACGTAGCTGCGACATTAACCCTTTTACAAACGATGATGAAGCACAATGTGAAAAAGTTTATTTTTTCATCTACTGCTGCTACATACGGGATTCCTTCTGTAGATATCATCACAGAAGATACGGCAACAAACCCAATTAATCCGTACGGACGTTCAAAGTTAATGATTGAACAGATTCTAGCTGACTTTGCAAGTGCTTACGATATGGAATATGTTGTGCTTCGTTACTTCAACGCAGCGGGTGCTTACGAAACAGCGGAAATTGGCGAGTGTCATGATCCTGAAACGCACTTGATTCCAATCATTCTTCAGCACCTGCTTGGTGAACGTGAAAACATTTCTGTATTCGGCTCAGACTACGGTACTGCAGACGGAACGTGCATCCGTGACTACATTCACGTAACGGACCTAGCAAATGCTCATATCTCAGCGCTTCAAGCACTGTTAGACGGCACGAAGAAAACAGCAACGTACAATCTTGGAAACGGCCTTGGCTACTCTGTAAAAGAAGTGATTGAAACGTGTGAAAAAGTAACCGGTAAAAAAGCGAATGTCGTTATGGCAGACCGTCGCGCTGGAGATCCGGCACGCTTAGTTGCATCTTCTGATAAAATTCACGCAGAATTAGGCTGGAAAGCGCAAATTTCATTAGAAAAAATCATCGCATCAGCTTGGAACTGGCATCAAAACAGCGCAAAAGTAACAAATTAA
- a CDS encoding PepSY domain-containing protein, with amino-acid sequence MISEKRSLLLKEQAKLLALKEYKGIVKSISLSKILTLPIYIVDILTLNGEEHKVKINAQTGSILKEKTIPLTKSRAKAYALRQHKGIIESIVLTNKQYEIVILGLDGKNHSVKIDAEIDVLAQEEQTVQ; translated from the coding sequence ATGATTTCTGAAAAACGATCTCTTTTGTTGAAAGAACAAGCAAAGCTTCTCGCATTAAAAGAATATAAAGGCATTGTCAAATCCATATCGCTGAGTAAAATACTCACTCTTCCTATTTATATAGTAGACATCCTTACGTTAAACGGAGAAGAGCATAAAGTAAAAATTAACGCCCAAACCGGCAGTATTTTGAAAGAAAAAACGATTCCTTTAACCAAAAGCCGTGCAAAAGCATACGCATTAAGACAGCATAAAGGTATTATCGAATCGATTGTTCTCACTAACAAGCAATATGAAATTGTGATTCTTGGACTTGATGGAAAAAACCACAGCGTTAAGATTGACGCTGAGATTGATGTGCTAGCACAAGAAGAGCAAACCGTTCAGTAA
- a CDS encoding M50 family metallopeptidase: MEQSTTLFLFILLAFVLTRGIPFIGSFAPSINQLLRHIGRYFSNLNTMFHEDGHALMGLIVGKGVNRIELYTNNEGVAVTATYAGSRGWLPRVIIALAGYPFSSAMAYLFFYLLVHHHYDWLFYGLGSVVVINLLLWVRNGYGIVWLFSIGLILGGIYYLQDPQLMRYSMMFVGALLLVESLFSAFIIFVLSIKYPHDAGDATSLKQLTHLSARFWGFLFFAQAVYVAYLIFQLIY, translated from the coding sequence ATGGAACAATCTACTACGCTTTTCTTATTTATTTTATTAGCTTTTGTGCTAACAAGAGGCATTCCATTTATAGGTTCATTTGCTCCTAGCATTAATCAGCTGCTTCGGCATATTGGACGTTATTTTTCAAATTTAAATACGATGTTTCATGAAGATGGCCATGCGTTAATGGGGCTCATTGTCGGAAAAGGCGTCAATCGCATTGAGCTTTATACCAATAATGAAGGTGTAGCTGTGACTGCCACCTACGCGGGATCCCGTGGATGGCTGCCGCGCGTCATTATTGCCTTAGCCGGCTACCCGTTCAGCTCAGCAATGGCTTATTTGTTTTTCTACCTGCTGGTTCACCATCACTACGACTGGCTTTTTTACGGGTTAGGAAGTGTTGTTGTTATTAATTTACTGCTTTGGGTACGTAACGGATACGGAATTGTGTGGCTTTTTTCTATCGGTTTGATCCTCGGAGGCATCTATTATCTGCAAGATCCACAGCTTATGCGCTACAGCATGATGTTTGTTGGTGCGCTGTTGCTTGTAGAATCTCTATTTTCTGCCTTTATTATTTTTGTGTTAAGCATCAAATATCCACACGATGCAGGTGACGCTACGAGTTTAAAGCAGCTTACCCATCTTTCAGCACGCTTTTGGGGTTTTTTATTTTTCGCACAGGCCGTGTATGTGGCTTATTTGATTTTTCAACTGATTTATTAA
- a CDS encoding LysR family transcriptional regulator — MEIKWLKTFIIAASYENFRQASEDLFLTQPAVSKHIQRLQQELGDELFEKKGKYIALTEAGRFFLPHAQKMVRAYEEGVGNFKLWKQGYNRKLTISAAPQIAASVLPSLIKQFVERYPHIEVTVNITNSFQVGKDISDRKSDIGLTRMLPGQADVFYELIHKEKAVLVAPFSVGARTEQELLSSYRLLTNNHPVYWEDLLLQIKACYPHIQLLPVTQVEITKRFIEEGLGVSYLPFSMVKKEVENQTLSVISQQKIIRPSSHTYIVTKGETEETKQFKHFVAETLTETS; from the coding sequence ATGGAGATCAAATGGTTAAAAACATTCATCATAGCGGCTTCTTATGAAAATTTCAGGCAAGCGTCTGAAGATTTATTTTTAACACAGCCTGCTGTATCAAAGCATATTCAGCGACTGCAGCAAGAATTAGGAGATGAGCTTTTTGAAAAAAAAGGTAAATATATCGCGCTGACTGAGGCAGGACGCTTTTTTTTGCCTCATGCTCAAAAAATGGTGAGAGCATATGAAGAAGGAGTAGGGAATTTTAAGTTATGGAAGCAAGGATATAACCGAAAACTGACTATATCCGCTGCTCCTCAAATAGCAGCATCTGTTTTGCCGAGTCTAATCAAACAATTTGTAGAGAGATATCCCCATATTGAAGTAACGGTTAATATCACAAATTCGTTTCAAGTGGGAAAAGACATCAGCGACAGAAAATCAGATATTGGATTAACAAGGATGCTTCCGGGTCAGGCAGACGTTTTTTATGAGTTAATTCATAAAGAAAAAGCAGTCTTAGTTGCCCCGTTTTCTGTAGGAGCACGTACGGAACAGGAGCTGTTATCTTCCTACCGGCTCCTTACGAATAATCATCCTGTTTATTGGGAAGATTTACTCCTTCAAATCAAGGCTTGTTATCCTCACATTCAGCTGCTTCCTGTGACGCAAGTAGAAATTACAAAGCGCTTTATTGAAGAAGGCCTAGGCGTATCTTATTTGCCATTTTCTATGGTGAAAAAGGAAGTTGAAAATCAAACGTTAAGCGTAATTTCACAGCAAAAAATTATCCGGCCTTCTTCACATACGTATATCGTAACAAAAGGCGAAACAGAAGAAACAAAGCAGTTTAAGCACTTTGTGGCTGAGACCTTAACAGAAACGAGCTGA